A DNA window from Peromyscus leucopus breed LL Stock chromosome 3, UCI_PerLeu_2.1, whole genome shotgun sequence contains the following coding sequences:
- the Jagn1 gene encoding protein jagunal homolog 1 isoform X2 encodes MSVTLKHEIKKLIYVHLVIWLLLVAKMSVGHLRLLSHDQVAMPYQWEYPYLLSIVPSLLGLLSFPRNNISYLVLSMISMGLFSIAPLIYGSMEMFPAAQQLYRHGKAYRFLFGFSAVSVMYLVLVLAVQVHAWHLYYSKKLLDSWFTSTQEKKRK; translated from the exons ATGAG TGTGACGCTCAAACATGAAATCAAGAAGCTGATCTACGTCCATCTGGTCATATGGCTGCTGTTGGTTGCCAAGATGAGTGTGGGACACCTGAGGCTCTTGTCACATGATCAGGTGGCCATGCCCTATCAGTGGGAATATCCATATTTGTTGAGCATTGTGCCGTCTCTCTTGggccttctctcctttcctcgaAACAACATCAGCTACCTGGTGCTCTCCATGATCAGCATGGGGCTCTTCTCCATCGCGCCCCTCATTTATGGCAGTATGGAGATGTTCCCTGCAGCTCAGCAACTCTACCGCCACGGCAAGGCCTACCGcttcctgtttggtttttctgCTGTCTCTGTCATGTATCTGGTATTGGTCCTGGCAGTCCAAGTTCATGCCTGGCACCTGTACTACAGCAAGAAACTCTTAGACTCTTGGTTCACCAGCACACAGGAGAAGAAACGGAAATGA
- the Jagn1 gene encoding protein jagunal homolog 1 isoform X1 codes for MASRAGPRAAGTDGSDFQHRERVAMHYQMSVTLKHEIKKLIYVHLVIWLLLVAKMSVGHLRLLSHDQVAMPYQWEYPYLLSIVPSLLGLLSFPRNNISYLVLSMISMGLFSIAPLIYGSMEMFPAAQQLYRHGKAYRFLFGFSAVSVMYLVLVLAVQVHAWHLYYSKKLLDSWFTSTQEKKRK; via the exons ATGGCATCTCGGGCAGGCCCGCGAGCGGCCGGCACCGACGGCAGCGACTTTCAGCACCGGGAGCGCGTCGCCATGCACTACCAGATGAG TGTGACGCTCAAACATGAAATCAAGAAGCTGATCTACGTCCATCTGGTCATATGGCTGCTGTTGGTTGCCAAGATGAGTGTGGGACACCTGAGGCTCTTGTCACATGATCAGGTGGCCATGCCCTATCAGTGGGAATATCCATATTTGTTGAGCATTGTGCCGTCTCTCTTGggccttctctcctttcctcgaAACAACATCAGCTACCTGGTGCTCTCCATGATCAGCATGGGGCTCTTCTCCATCGCGCCCCTCATTTATGGCAGTATGGAGATGTTCCCTGCAGCTCAGCAACTCTACCGCCACGGCAAGGCCTACCGcttcctgtttggtttttctgCTGTCTCTGTCATGTATCTGGTATTGGTCCTGGCAGTCCAAGTTCATGCCTGGCACCTGTACTACAGCAAGAAACTCTTAGACTCTTGGTTCACCAGCACACAGGAGAAGAAACGGAAATGA
- the Cidec gene encoding cell death activator CIDE-3 isoform X1 yields the protein MESNTIQLTRMDYAMKSLSLLYPKSLSRHVAVSTAVVTQQLVSKPSRKAPRARPCRVSTADRKVRKGIMAHSLEDLLGKVQDILKLKDKPFSLVLEEDGTVVETEEYFQALARDTVFMVLQKGQKWKPPSEQHKKRPQQALSQKPTKKIDVARVTFDLYKLNPQDFIGCLNVKATLYDTYSLSYDLHCYRAKRIVKEMLRWALFSMQATGHMLLGTSSYMQQFLDATEEEEASKAKTSSLLPACLKMLQ from the exons ATGGA GTCCAACACAATCCAGCTGACAAGGATGGACTATGCCATGAAGTCTCTCAGCCTTCTGTACCCCAAGTCACTGTCCAG GCATGTGGCAGTGAGCACTGCCGTGGTCACCCAACAGCTGGTGTCTAAGCCCAGCCGGAAAGCCCCCAGGGCGAGGCCCTGTCGAGTTAGCACGGCAGATCGGAAGGTTCGCAAAGGCATCATGGCTCACAGCCTGGAGGACCTCCTGGGCAAG GTCCAGGACATCTTGAAGCTTAAAGACAAGCCCTTCTCCCTGGTGCTGGAGGAAGACGGCACGGTTGTTGAGACAGAAGAATACTTCCAAGCCCTAGCAAGAGATACTGTATTCATGGTCCTGCAGAAGGGGCAGAAGTGGAAGCCCCCGTCAGAACAG CACAAGAAGAGACCCCAGCAAGCCCTTTCCCAGAAGCCCACTAAGAAGATCGACGTGGCCCGGGTGACCTTCGACCTATACAAGCTGAACCCTCAGGACTTCATCGGCTGCCTGAACGTGAAGGCGACCCTCTATGACACATACTCGCTTTCCTATGACCTGCACTGCTACAGGGCCAAGCGTATCGTGAA GGAAATGCTCCGCTGGGCCCTCTTTAGCATGCAGGCCACAGGCCACATGCTGCTTGGCACCTCCAGTTACATGCAGCAGTTCCTGGATGCCACTGAGGAAGAAGAGGCTTCCAAGgccaagacctcctccctcctccccgcctGTCTGAAGATGCTTCAGTGA
- the Cidec gene encoding cell death activator CIDE-3 isoform X2: MDYAMKSLSLLYPKSLSRHVAVSTAVVTQQLVSKPSRKAPRARPCRVSTADRKVRKGIMAHSLEDLLGKVQDILKLKDKPFSLVLEEDGTVVETEEYFQALARDTVFMVLQKGQKWKPPSEQHKKRPQQALSQKPTKKIDVARVTFDLYKLNPQDFIGCLNVKATLYDTYSLSYDLHCYRAKRIVKEMLRWALFSMQATGHMLLGTSSYMQQFLDATEEEEASKAKTSSLLPACLKMLQ; this comes from the exons ATGGACTATGCCATGAAGTCTCTCAGCCTTCTGTACCCCAAGTCACTGTCCAG GCATGTGGCAGTGAGCACTGCCGTGGTCACCCAACAGCTGGTGTCTAAGCCCAGCCGGAAAGCCCCCAGGGCGAGGCCCTGTCGAGTTAGCACGGCAGATCGGAAGGTTCGCAAAGGCATCATGGCTCACAGCCTGGAGGACCTCCTGGGCAAG GTCCAGGACATCTTGAAGCTTAAAGACAAGCCCTTCTCCCTGGTGCTGGAGGAAGACGGCACGGTTGTTGAGACAGAAGAATACTTCCAAGCCCTAGCAAGAGATACTGTATTCATGGTCCTGCAGAAGGGGCAGAAGTGGAAGCCCCCGTCAGAACAG CACAAGAAGAGACCCCAGCAAGCCCTTTCCCAGAAGCCCACTAAGAAGATCGACGTGGCCCGGGTGACCTTCGACCTATACAAGCTGAACCCTCAGGACTTCATCGGCTGCCTGAACGTGAAGGCGACCCTCTATGACACATACTCGCTTTCCTATGACCTGCACTGCTACAGGGCCAAGCGTATCGTGAA GGAAATGCTCCGCTGGGCCCTCTTTAGCATGCAGGCCACAGGCCACATGCTGCTTGGCACCTCCAGTTACATGCAGCAGTTCCTGGATGCCACTGAGGAAGAAGAGGCTTCCAAGgccaagacctcctccctcctccccgcctGTCTGAAGATGCTTCAGTGA
- the Rpusd3 gene encoding mitochondrial mRNA pseudouridine synthase RPUSD3, translated as MRLCFAPVMGSWRVWSWVSGTWRPGLEVGARRRDADFGTEARRGPQPQGSSKRKNPVEDQPFPGLLRTENLGPEELAEVLRAAVVDQKGPLVTLNKPQGLPVTGRPGELTLVSVLPQLSQALGLGHRELQVVRAPGKEASGLVLLSSCPQTASHLQKFFVHSRRTRRPTATYCAITDGIPEPSEGTVHVALKLERMDGVDLAIPVTAPSRKDILEGVKRTLSHFHVMATGCGCALVQLQPLTVFPSQLQVHMALQLCPVLGDHTYAARVGTVLGQRFLWPAETTKPQTQVLDEALLRRLHLRPSQVAQMPLHLHLHRLLLPGPRSRDPPRELLAPLPSYFSRSLRCLRLSHQTVLDPQLEDGRGRAVTQLRDSGVGAEHSQGPKIKSP; from the exons ATGCGTCTGTGCTTTGCTCCGGTGATGGGTTCCTGGCGTGTTTGGAGTTGGGTCTCTGGGACCTGGCGTCCCGGGCTGGAGGTTGGCGCACGGCGGAGAGATGCAGACTTCGGCACCGAGGCCCG ACGTGGGCCTCAACCTCAAGGTTCCAGCAAGCGCAAGAACCCAGTGGAGGACCAGCCCTTCCCGGGGCTTCTGCGGACAGAGAACCTCGGCCCGGAGGAGCTGGCTGAAGTGCTGAGGGCAGCTGTGGTGGATCAGAAAG GACCTCTGGTGACACTGAACAAGCCACAGGGTCTGCCTGTGACAG GGAGACCTGGGGAGCTGACATTAGTTTCTGTACTGCCACAGCTGAGCCAGGCCCTGGGGCTCGGACACCGGGAGCTCCAGGTTGTGCGAGCGCCTGGAAA GGAGGCCTCTGGACTTGTGCTCCTCTCCAGCTGTCCCCAGACAGCTAGCCACTTGCAGAAGTTCTTCGTCCACTCAAGGAGAACCCGGAGACCCACAGCCACCTACTG tgCCATCACTGATGGCATCCCTGAGCCTTCTGAGGGGACTGTCCACGTGGCTCTGAAGCTGGAACGCATGGATGGCGTTGATCTT GCAATCCCGGTGACAGCGCCATCACGAAAGGACATCCTAGAAGGTGTCAAGAGGACCCTCAGCCATTTCCATGTGATGGCCACAGGCTGTGGCTGTGCCCTGGTCCAGCTGCAGCCACTGACAG TGTTCCCCAGTCAGCTGCAGGTGCACATGGCCCTccagctctgcccagtgcttgggGACCATACCTATGCTGCTCGAGTGGGCACCGTCCTGGGCCAGCGCTTTCTGTGGCCAGCCGAGACCACCAAGCCCCAGACACAG GTCCTGGATGAAGCTCTCCTCAGACGCCTCCACCTGCGTCCTTCCCAGGTGGCCCAGATGCCCCTGCATCTGCACCTGCACCGCCTCCTCCTCCCGGGCCCCAGATCCAGGGACCCGCCCAGGGAACTTCTGGCACCCCTGCCCTCCTACTTCTCTCGGTCCCTGCGGTGCCTACGGCTCTCCCATCAGACAGTGCTTGACCCCCAACTGGAAGACGGAAGAGGAAGGGCCGTGACCCAGCTCAGGGACAGTGGGGTTGGTGCTGAGCACAGTCAAGGTCCTAAGATCAAATCTCCTTAG